A section of the Sedimentisphaera cyanobacteriorum genome encodes:
- a CDS encoding prolipoprotein diacylglyceryl transferase: MFPELFRIPFTDLTVKSYGTMLVLGLFAGFWLIRKMCAKAGTGTSAETLINTAMYSLIAGIVGARAMYVVHYKVYKEGFMEIFAVWNGGLELLGGVILAIAFILFYLWKQKCDMLTSLDVLSVALLVGIAVGRIGCFLNGCCYGQVTDLPVGVVFPYGSIVYNAQAHPDPLRDRDEPYIDLPAKFYGLNTEKGWIPAGEENKTKYPLKPKDMLTEAEKKLVSRGGPYQAKPVHPTQLYSSAANAVNCLLAFVFWRRYGSGRNNDKKCKGCTFSLVFILYSISRFLVESLRDDNPYEIGMLTISQLISIGLFAAGAAGLIYYSTRKKANGLIR; the protein is encoded by the coding sequence ATGTTTCCGGAACTGTTTAGAATACCTTTCACCGATCTTACGGTAAAAAGCTACGGGACTATGCTGGTGCTGGGTCTTTTCGCAGGTTTCTGGCTGATAAGGAAAATGTGCGCCAAGGCCGGCACGGGAACCAGCGCAGAAACACTGATAAACACGGCAATGTATTCGCTGATTGCCGGTATTGTTGGCGCAAGGGCGATGTATGTAGTACACTACAAGGTGTATAAAGAGGGGTTTATGGAAATTTTCGCTGTATGGAACGGCGGGCTTGAACTGCTCGGCGGAGTAATATTAGCGATTGCATTCATCCTGTTCTACCTCTGGAAGCAAAAATGCGACATGCTCACAAGCCTTGATGTACTCTCAGTTGCTTTGCTTGTCGGCATCGCGGTCGGGCGAATCGGCTGTTTCCTAAACGGCTGCTGCTACGGGCAGGTAACAGACCTACCTGTGGGGGTAGTATTCCCGTATGGTTCCATAGTTTACAATGCCCAGGCGCATCCGGATCCACTCAGAGACAGAGACGAGCCTTATATTGATCTGCCGGCGAAGTTTTACGGTCTCAATACAGAGAAGGGCTGGATTCCTGCCGGCGAAGAGAATAAAACGAAATATCCGCTAAAACCCAAAGATATGCTCACCGAGGCAGAGAAGAAACTGGTTAGCAGAGGCGGGCCGTATCAGGCAAAGCCGGTACATCCTACTCAGCTTTACTCCAGCGCTGCAAACGCTGTTAACTGTCTGCTCGCCTTTGTCTTTTGGCGACGATACGGCTCAGGCAGAAATAATGACAAGAAATGCAAGGGCTGCACGTTCAGCCTTGTTTTTATACTGTATTCAATATCCCGCTTTCTGGTGGAATCTTTAAGAGACGACAACCCGTATGAAATCGGTATGCTCACGATTTCCCAGCTTATCAGCATCGGGCTTTTCGCTGCCGGAGCTGCAGGATTAATTTACTACTCGACAAGGAAAAAAGCGAATGGGCTTATACGATAG
- a CDS encoding rhomboid family intramembrane serine protease, translated as MGLYDRDYVQYNYRPRHTNPTGFPSITPVVKILLIANIAAFAIDQIMGGQISMLCALINEPLTRSLELWRFVTFQFMHASVGHILMNMIGLYFLGTHFESKWGSQRFLAFYLTCGVVGGIFFFLFKIIGFIGPGVLVGASGGVLGLLAAAAILSPQFVVFIFVFPVPIRMAAIVITIMYGVNVLSGGQNAGGDAAHIGGMLAGAIYCWWPKIRRTKFGQFVRSSTKDFSSHKPFHSQPEHPNTVTQAEIDRILKKIHEEGIHKLSQRERNILKNATKKEREKNRH; from the coding sequence ATGGGCTTATACGATAGAGATTACGTACAATATAATTACCGGCCGAGGCATACAAATCCAACAGGCTTTCCTTCAATCACGCCTGTTGTGAAGATACTTCTGATTGCAAACATAGCGGCCTTCGCAATCGACCAGATCATGGGCGGTCAGATTAGTATGCTCTGTGCGCTGATAAACGAACCGCTAACCAGATCGCTGGAGCTTTGGCGGTTTGTAACGTTTCAGTTTATGCATGCCAGCGTGGGGCATATACTTATGAATATGATCGGTCTTTATTTTCTCGGCACGCATTTCGAGAGCAAATGGGGCTCTCAGCGATTTCTCGCGTTTTATCTAACCTGCGGGGTTGTTGGCGGGATATTTTTCTTCCTCTTTAAGATTATCGGATTTATCGGTCCGGGAGTTTTGGTGGGAGCATCAGGAGGCGTACTTGGACTGCTCGCTGCTGCTGCAATACTTTCGCCGCAGTTTGTTGTGTTTATATTCGTTTTCCCCGTACCGATAAGAATGGCCGCAATAGTTATCACGATAATGTACGGGGTGAACGTTTTATCCGGAGGGCAGAATGCCGGCGGAGATGCTGCACATATTGGCGGTATGCTCGCAGGAGCGATTTACTGCTGGTGGCCAAAGATAAGGCGGACAAAATTCGGGCAGTTTGTAAGATCCAGCACGAAGGATTTTTCCTCGCATAAGCCGTTTCACTCGCAACCTGAACACCCTAATACGGTTACTCAGGCCGAAATAGACAGGATACTCAAGAAAATTCACGAAGAAGGCATTCATAAATTGTCCCAGAGAGAGCGGAATATCCTTAAAAACGCCACCAAAAAAGAGCGTGAAAAGAACAGGCATTAA
- a CDS encoding M3 family oligoendopeptidase, which translates to MSLKMPDFSKLGLYRKREFIENSPDFSSREETEKLFNELLDFPVQSREGVWEFLRFKAELFSAIDQYGSMLNIKLTCDTSDKEVEKLYRHFTTAIRPLVIAFSNQIDKKTSKLLKEYPLDKEKSEVLSRALQTDLEIYTEKNVELFTEESLLVQKYEKLAGSQLVEFEGKKQTFQQMAKYQLRPERNIRESAWRASAGKRFTDRQSFESLFAEMVELRSRIAENAGFENYLEYVFQDKHRFDYTPQNCKEFHEAIEKVVVPALSEIYEDRKLRLGVDTLMPWDLAVDPDGNPPLKPFENTEELLSKASSVFHQLNGRLAGIFDMMRMEGLFDLESRKNKAPGGYQSTLFDAGVPFIFANLVGVNDDLRIIFHESGHAFHTFACRDQQIFEYRHAPMEFCEVASMSMELLVMPYLSLIYQSGQECRRAECIQLEKTLQILASVAMVDAFQHRIYEERITDPDELAGIWLDLNKRFRPAPLDISYCEQLTARQWQRILHFFKVPLYYIEYGIAQLGALGIWQNSLSNNEKTLSDYWKALSLGGSRPLPELFETAGVSFDMSRQHIAPLVETVRKELWKS; encoded by the coding sequence GTGAGTTTGAAAATGCCTGATTTCAGCAAACTTGGTTTGTATCGAAAAAGGGAATTTATAGAAAACAGCCCTGATTTTTCAAGCAGAGAAGAAACTGAAAAACTTTTCAACGAGCTTTTGGATTTTCCTGTGCAGAGCAGGGAAGGGGTTTGGGAGTTTCTGCGTTTCAAGGCAGAGCTCTTCAGCGCAATCGATCAATACGGTTCTATGCTGAATATCAAGCTCACTTGCGATACGAGCGATAAGGAAGTGGAAAAGCTCTACAGGCATTTCACAACTGCCATCCGTCCGCTTGTGATAGCTTTCAGCAATCAGATCGACAAAAAGACAAGCAAACTCCTAAAAGAATATCCGCTGGATAAAGAGAAATCTGAAGTCCTCAGCAGAGCCTTGCAGACGGATTTGGAAATATACACCGAGAAGAATGTTGAGCTTTTTACTGAGGAGTCTCTTCTCGTTCAGAAATACGAAAAGCTTGCAGGTTCGCAGCTTGTGGAGTTTGAAGGGAAAAAGCAGACTTTCCAGCAGATGGCAAAATATCAGCTAAGGCCCGAGAGAAACATCAGGGAATCTGCTTGGAGGGCTTCTGCGGGCAAGAGATTTACAGACAGGCAAAGCTTTGAATCGCTCTTTGCAGAGATGGTGGAGCTTCGCTCGAGGATTGCAGAGAATGCGGGCTTTGAGAATTATCTCGAATACGTGTTTCAAGACAAGCACCGCTTTGATTATACCCCGCAAAACTGCAAAGAATTTCACGAAGCGATTGAGAAGGTGGTTGTACCTGCCTTATCTGAAATTTACGAAGACAGAAAGCTCCGTCTCGGCGTTGATACGCTCATGCCTTGGGATCTGGCTGTTGACCCGGACGGCAATCCTCCGCTGAAGCCCTTTGAAAATACAGAAGAGCTCCTTTCTAAGGCCTCAAGCGTGTTCCATCAGCTAAACGGAAGGCTTGCAGGTATATTTGATATGATGCGAATGGAAGGTCTGTTTGATCTGGAAAGCAGGAAAAACAAGGCTCCGGGCGGGTATCAGTCAACTCTTTTTGATGCGGGGGTTCCGTTTATATTTGCCAACCTTGTTGGAGTAAATGATGACCTTAGAATAATCTTCCATGAAAGCGGGCACGCCTTCCATACCTTCGCCTGCAGAGACCAGCAGATATTTGAATACCGCCATGCACCGATGGAATTCTGCGAGGTGGCTTCGATGAGTATGGAACTGCTGGTGATGCCGTATCTTTCATTGATATACCAAAGCGGGCAGGAGTGCAGAAGGGCCGAATGTATTCAGCTCGAAAAAACGCTCCAAATCCTTGCCAGCGTTGCGATGGTGGATGCCTTCCAGCACCGCATCTACGAAGAGAGAATCACCGATCCGGATGAGCTTGCAGGCATTTGGTTAGATCTGAACAAAAGATTCCGCCCAGCTCCGCTGGATATTTCCTACTGCGAGCAGCTCACTGCAAGGCAGTGGCAGAGAATTCTGCACTTCTTCAAGGTGCCGCTTTATTATATCGAATACGGAATTGCTCAGCTTGGAGCCCTCGGTATATGGCAGAACAGCCTCAGCAACAACGAAAAAACGCTCAGCGACTACTGGAAAGCTCTCTCCCTCGGCGGGTCGAGGCCTCTGCCTGAACTGTTTGAAACCGCTGGAGTTAGTTTCGATATGTCAAGACAGCATATCGCTCCGCTTGTTGAGACAGTTCGAAAAGAGCTTTGGAAAAGCTGA
- a CDS encoding 3'-5' exoribonuclease YhaM family protein: MPHEFINELKPGRTLNDIFMVTQPVLRNTSRGDLYIAMFLSDKTGKVNCRMWNASEETYQSLPKEGFIRVNGKTELYKDSLQIVVNRVEVIDTSEVNVADFLPATDKDIDKMYSEICEILSRIKDPYLKALMDEYLADEQLMENFRKAPAAVKMHHAYLGGLLEHTNNMLKAAVGILPYYPQVQGELVVAGIFLHDLAKTEELRYALGFGYTNTGQLVGHIVQSAIWLDQKTDVLLEKGIEPNKEIVDNLMHILVSHHGKYEFGSPKIPSTLEALMVSYLDDLDAKLNFANDAIENEQTSDDWTTWKSFNMSAGTKFYKKKAIGK; encoded by the coding sequence ATGCCCCACGAGTTTATAAACGAACTTAAACCAGGCCGAACCCTGAATGATATATTTATGGTTACCCAGCCGGTGCTTAGGAATACATCAAGAGGTGATTTGTACATAGCGATGTTTCTCTCCGATAAAACCGGCAAGGTAAACTGCAGGATGTGGAATGCCTCCGAAGAGACATACCAAAGCCTGCCCAAAGAAGGATTTATTAGAGTAAACGGAAAAACAGAGCTTTACAAGGACTCGCTCCAGATTGTCGTAAACAGAGTAGAGGTGATCGACACTTCCGAGGTGAATGTGGCAGATTTCCTGCCTGCTACTGATAAAGACATTGACAAGATGTACAGCGAGATATGTGAGATTCTTTCAAGGATAAAAGACCCGTATCTGAAGGCTTTGATGGATGAGTATCTCGCAGACGAGCAGCTGATGGAGAATTTCCGCAAGGCACCGGCCGCTGTAAAAATGCATCACGCCTATCTGGGAGGTTTGCTGGAGCATACGAATAATATGCTCAAAGCGGCAGTAGGGATTCTTCCGTATTATCCGCAGGTGCAGGGCGAGCTGGTAGTGGCGGGGATTTTCCTGCACGACTTAGCCAAAACAGAGGAGCTCAGATACGCCCTCGGATTCGGCTATACAAACACCGGCCAGCTTGTAGGCCATATTGTGCAGTCTGCAATATGGCTCGATCAGAAAACAGATGTCCTGCTTGAGAAGGGCATTGAGCCTAATAAGGAAATCGTTGACAACCTCATGCACATCCTCGTATCCCATCACGGTAAATATGAATTCGGTTCGCCCAAAATTCCTTCAACTCTCGAAGCACTTATGGTGAGCTATCTGGACGATTTAGACGCTAAGCTCAATTTTGCCAACGATGCCATCGAAAACGAACAAACCTCGGACGACTGGACAACATGGAAATCGTTCAATATGTCTGCGGGAACGAAATTCTACAAGAAAAAGGCCATTGGAAAGTGA
- the ptsP gene encoding phosphoenolpyruvate--protein phosphotransferase has translation MHHKKLLCDIGELNHLFRDSVSVQNFLQRIVSLVQKHLQTDVCSIYLYDDAEKVLTLKATVGLKESSINSVKLSLGEGIAGKALKLKELINVSKASEHPDFRSFEGINEELFECFLAVPVLRGIERIGVLTLQRKPDCIFDEADQIACTAVASQIGNMIENARFLMAMDSGSGSNLNSVETSPRLEDSGKQHFIKGKSASKGFARSKSKLIDKKRSFKSLKNKDYPNHLTADAFRQAIEATSQQLETLQKKVEDRLDDAASLIFSSHLLILKDKTFIKKVEKLINEDGKNAPDAVIEVSKSYIDIFSGSENIFIREKANDVEDIALRIIDNMLSDSEYESNLSGRIVIARDLFPSDLLRLSGENAAGVVLVSGGVTSHLSILANSLGMPVVIANRSELTELPDGTDILLDADAGNLYINPEKEILDEFDKSISTRKAVEEGKIDLARGTETLDGKRISLYANINLLSDVKLAAKMNCEGVGLYRTEFPFIVRSSFPTEQEQFVVYKKLVDQMKGRRVTFRTLDVGGDKMLSYYHDAAEKNPAIGLRSIRFSLREKDIFIQQIRAILRAGANADVGIMFPMISSLDEFDMSRSIVNECRQKLEQEGLVHNTNPKVGIMVELPSVVEQIDEFAQEADFFSIGTNDFVQFMLGVDRTNEMVENFYIPHHPSVLRALKRIIDACRRADKPVSICGMMAADPSLTAFLVGIGLTDMSVTPASLPQLKRRIVQLDSEKCRSFAEEVLSKSRASEIEKMLEKGI, from the coding sequence ATGCATCACAAAAAGCTTCTGTGCGATATAGGCGAATTAAACCACCTGTTCAGGGACAGCGTGAGTGTGCAGAATTTCCTTCAGAGGATTGTCAGTCTCGTACAGAAGCACCTTCAGACTGACGTATGCTCAATTTACCTCTACGATGATGCGGAAAAGGTTCTTACTCTCAAAGCAACAGTAGGGCTCAAGGAGAGCTCGATAAACTCAGTAAAACTCTCACTGGGCGAAGGGATTGCTGGAAAGGCTCTTAAGCTCAAGGAGCTTATCAACGTATCAAAGGCCTCAGAGCATCCCGATTTCCGCTCATTTGAGGGGATAAACGAAGAGCTTTTCGAGTGCTTTCTCGCAGTTCCCGTGCTTAGGGGCATAGAGCGGATTGGTGTTTTAACGCTCCAGAGAAAGCCCGACTGCATATTTGATGAGGCAGATCAGATTGCCTGCACTGCTGTTGCATCGCAGATTGGCAATATGATCGAAAATGCCCGTTTTCTCATGGCAATGGACAGCGGTTCAGGCAGCAATCTGAATTCTGTAGAGACCTCCCCGAGGCTTGAAGATTCGGGTAAGCAGCATTTCATAAAGGGCAAATCTGCATCGAAGGGGTTTGCCAGATCAAAATCTAAGCTTATCGACAAGAAAAGAAGCTTTAAGAGCCTCAAAAATAAAGACTATCCAAACCATTTAACTGCTGATGCTTTCCGTCAGGCTATTGAAGCAACGAGTCAGCAGCTCGAAACGCTTCAGAAAAAGGTTGAGGACAGGCTTGATGATGCGGCCTCTCTGATTTTTTCCTCGCATCTTTTAATCCTGAAGGACAAGACCTTTATAAAAAAAGTAGAAAAGCTTATCAATGAGGATGGCAAAAATGCGCCAGATGCAGTTATAGAGGTATCAAAAAGCTATATCGATATTTTTTCCGGTTCAGAAAACATCTTCATTCGTGAAAAGGCAAATGATGTGGAGGATATAGCCCTTCGAATCATTGACAATATGCTCAGTGATTCGGAGTATGAGAGCAATCTCAGCGGGCGGATCGTTATAGCGAGGGATCTTTTCCCCTCTGATCTTCTGCGTTTGAGCGGAGAGAATGCAGCCGGCGTGGTTCTGGTTAGCGGAGGGGTAACAAGCCATCTTTCCATCCTTGCAAACTCGCTGGGTATGCCTGTGGTAATCGCAAATCGTTCCGAGCTTACTGAGCTGCCGGACGGGACGGATATCCTGCTTGATGCTGATGCTGGGAATCTGTACATAAATCCCGAGAAAGAAATCCTTGACGAATTTGATAAGAGCATCTCAACGAGAAAGGCTGTAGAAGAGGGCAAAATAGACCTCGCACGCGGAACGGAAACCCTCGACGGCAAGAGGATCAGCCTCTATGCAAATATAAACCTGCTCAGTGACGTTAAGCTTGCGGCAAAGATGAACTGCGAAGGGGTAGGCCTTTACAGAACTGAATTCCCGTTTATAGTCCGCAGCAGTTTTCCCACAGAGCAGGAACAGTTTGTAGTTTACAAAAAGCTCGTTGATCAGATGAAGGGCAGGCGGGTAACCTTCAGAACGCTGGATGTCGGAGGCGATAAGATGCTCTCCTACTACCACGACGCAGCGGAGAAAAATCCTGCTATAGGGCTTAGAAGCATAAGATTTTCTCTCAGAGAAAAGGATATATTTATTCAGCAGATCAGGGCTATCCTTCGTGCAGGGGCGAATGCTGATGTTGGGATTATGTTCCCGATGATAAGCTCTCTGGATGAGTTTGATATGTCCCGCAGTATTGTAAATGAATGCCGGCAGAAATTGGAGCAAGAGGGGCTTGTGCATAATACAAATCCGAAAGTTGGGATTATGGTTGAGCTTCCCAGCGTTGTTGAGCAGATTGATGAATTTGCTCAAGAGGCGGATTTCTTCTCCATCGGCACAAATGATTTTGTGCAGTTTATGCTTGGAGTGGACAGGACAAACGAGATGGTTGAAAATTTCTACATCCCGCATCATCCATCAGTTCTGAGGGCTTTGAAGCGGATTATTGATGCCTGCCGCAGGGCGGATAAGCCTGTGAGCATTTGCGGTATGATGGCCGCAGACCCAAGCCTAACTGCGTTTCTTGTGGGTATCGGGCTTACCGATATGAGCGTTACGCCGGCCTCGCTGCCACAGCTCAAACGCCGGATAGTACAGCTCGACAGCGAAAAATGCAGAAGTTTTGCAGAAGAAGTTTTGAGCAAATCAAGGGCAAGCGAAATAGAAAAAATGCTTGAGAAAGGAATATAA
- a CDS encoding glycoside hydrolase family 2 — MRFKTALFTALFLSSLCFAQNDWENQEVIAINKLAPRAGIVPFTSMQEALGLEEEESERYISLNGIWKFKLSESPESSPKGFFKPDFSVEGWDEIEVPSCWQMQGFGKPIYTNVRYPFEKKPPFIEPRYDNTNTAGSYRRTFNLPADWSSKRIVVHFGGVNSAFYLWVNGEKVGYSQGSWTPAEFDITDYVHSGENTLAAQVFRWSDGSYLEDQDGWRMSGIFRKVYLIAQNELCITDMHVVTDLDKLYKDAVVTASFKVHNSSGKASKPAEIKAQITGEKGDSAAEAKISVPAIEPGRSSEVKTYIRVEAPKKWTAETPSLYNFTASLNSEQDEEFVGFKFGFREVEIKDQQVFVNGEPVIFKGVNRVEHSETGGKSVSYEQLKKEILLMKRNNINVVRTAHYPANEELCELCDEYGLYVVDEANLESHEYGFHNNKLALDPSWEEAHLDRIRSLIYRDRNHPSVIFWSHGNEAGTNRNLVEMDKLARRLDPTRPTHYHIEAEQNAFDTLGGPRYRSLEELRKIALNGDSRPFLLNEFAHAMGNSMGNLTEYTEMFEKHKRLIGGCIWDWIDQGIAREKDGREYWAYGGDFGDKPNSGNFCINGVVLPDLTVTGKLMEVKKAFQPVIFEGVNLKDNLIRIENRYDFTNLSELDFSWRILEDGREVQSGRLEGVEAEPNSKTKPFKAGFDSSSFKQGSEYVLELSARLTKDENWADKGFEIAFGQFVVQRSDFKASFAKQGRLDCSSLDKQFDISGEGFTASFDISEGVLSSLSYDGTEVIQTGPKGHFWRAPTDNDKKQFAKQWRNAGLDKFERTVLDVDYVPSDKKAVVTVKAMYSEDLQKAEPIGWETKEEYTVYPCGSVQVDMQMEPFGKMPDNLPRIGSRMIAPNGFENFQWYGKGPMHSYRDRLEGQKLGIYEGSVSGQFVPYPRPQEFGNKSLVRWFTLKNDAGDGFKVSGMQGLNVTVSHFSDDNLTSASHLYDLKKQGQCFVNVDYANAPVGNQSCGSVLPLEKYRLKPQKASYGFVIQPCQ; from the coding sequence ATGCGTTTTAAGACAGCTTTATTCACTGCTCTTTTTTTATCTTCCCTTTGTTTCGCCCAGAACGACTGGGAAAATCAGGAAGTAATCGCGATAAACAAGCTTGCCCCGAGAGCGGGCATTGTTCCGTTTACAAGTATGCAGGAAGCACTGGGGCTTGAGGAAGAGGAATCCGAAAGGTATATCTCGCTGAACGGGATTTGGAAGTTTAAGCTCTCTGAAAGCCCTGAATCGAGCCCTAAAGGTTTCTTCAAGCCCGATTTCAGTGTTGAAGGCTGGGATGAGATAGAAGTTCCCTCCTGCTGGCAGATGCAGGGCTTCGGCAAACCGATATACACTAATGTTCGCTATCCCTTTGAAAAAAAGCCGCCCTTTATTGAGCCAAGATACGATAATACAAACACCGCAGGTTCGTACCGCAGAACTTTCAACCTCCCAGCAGATTGGAGCAGCAAAAGAATTGTTGTGCATTTCGGCGGGGTTAATTCGGCATTTTATCTCTGGGTAAACGGCGAAAAGGTTGGTTACAGTCAGGGAAGCTGGACGCCTGCAGAATTTGATATTACCGATTACGTTCATTCAGGAGAAAACACTCTCGCAGCGCAGGTTTTCCGCTGGTCAGACGGGTCTTATCTGGAAGATCAGGACGGCTGGCGTATGAGCGGGATATTTCGCAAGGTATATCTGATTGCTCAGAATGAGCTCTGCATAACCGACATGCACGTTGTAACCGATCTGGATAAGCTTTACAAAGATGCGGTAGTCACGGCGTCTTTCAAAGTGCACAACAGCAGCGGGAAAGCATCAAAGCCCGCAGAGATTAAAGCTCAGATCACAGGCGAAAAAGGCGATTCAGCAGCAGAGGCTAAGATTTCAGTTCCTGCTATAGAGCCCGGACGCAGCAGCGAGGTGAAAACATATATCCGCGTGGAGGCTCCGAAGAAGTGGACTGCCGAAACACCCAGCCTCTACAATTTTACAGCTTCCTTAAACTCCGAGCAGGATGAGGAGTTTGTCGGGTTTAAGTTTGGCTTCAGGGAGGTCGAAATCAAAGACCAGCAGGTTTTCGTCAACGGCGAGCCTGTAATATTCAAGGGCGTCAACAGGGTTGAACACAGCGAAACCGGCGGGAAAAGCGTTTCTTATGAGCAGCTCAAAAAAGAAATCCTCCTTATGAAACGAAACAACATCAACGTTGTTCGAACCGCACATTACCCCGCAAATGAAGAGCTCTGCGAGCTTTGTGATGAATACGGGCTGTATGTAGTGGATGAGGCGAATCTCGAGAGCCATGAATACGGCTTCCACAACAACAAGCTCGCACTCGACCCAAGCTGGGAGGAGGCTCATCTGGATAGAATCCGCAGCCTGATATATCGCGACAGAAACCACCCCAGTGTTATATTCTGGTCACACGGTAATGAAGCCGGGACAAACAGAAATCTCGTTGAGATGGACAAGCTCGCACGAAGGCTTGATCCAACTCGCCCAACACATTACCATATTGAGGCTGAGCAGAATGCGTTCGACACTTTGGGCGGCCCGAGATACCGCTCCCTCGAGGAGCTGAGAAAAATCGCTCTAAATGGCGATTCACGCCCGTTCCTGCTCAACGAATTCGCCCACGCAATGGGCAATTCGATGGGCAATCTTACCGAATACACCGAGATGTTCGAGAAGCACAAACGCCTCATCGGAGGCTGCATCTGGGACTGGATAGACCAAGGGATCGCCCGTGAGAAAGACGGCAGGGAATACTGGGCATACGGAGGTGATTTCGGAGATAAGCCCAATTCCGGCAATTTCTGTATAAACGGCGTTGTTCTTCCAGACCTTACCGTAACAGGAAAGCTTATGGAGGTGAAGAAGGCCTTTCAGCCAGTTATATTTGAAGGCGTGAACCTCAAAGACAATCTGATAAGAATAGAAAACAGATACGACTTTACAAACTTAAGCGAGCTCGATTTCTCGTGGCGCATACTTGAAGACGGCAGAGAGGTTCAGTCCGGCCGGCTTGAAGGGGTTGAAGCAGAGCCGAACTCCAAAACAAAGCCGTTTAAGGCAGGCTTTGATTCCTCCAGCTTCAAGCAGGGCAGTGAGTATGTTTTAGAGCTCTCAGCCCGATTGACAAAGGATGAGAATTGGGCAGATAAGGGCTTCGAGATAGCCTTCGGGCAGTTTGTTGTTCAGCGGTCTGATTTTAAGGCCAGCTTTGCAAAGCAGGGCAGACTCGACTGCAGCAGTCTCGATAAGCAGTTTGATATTTCAGGCGAGGGTTTTACTGCAAGCTTTGATATTTCAGAGGGAGTTTTGAGCAGCCTGAGCTACGACGGCACTGAAGTGATTCAGACAGGCCCGAAAGGGCACTTCTGGCGAGCTCCTACAGATAATGATAAAAAACAATTTGCCAAGCAGTGGAGAAACGCAGGTCTCGATAAGTTCGAAAGAACCGTGCTTGATGTGGATTATGTGCCCTCGGATAAAAAAGCTGTGGTTACAGTGAAGGCTATGTACAGTGAAGACCTGCAAAAGGCTGAGCCGATCGGCTGGGAAACAAAAGAGGAATATACCGTTTACCCTTGCGGAAGCGTTCAGGTGGATATGCAGATGGAGCCGTTCGGGAAAATGCCGGATAACCTGCCCCGCATTGGCAGCCGAATGATTGCACCCAACGGCTTTGAGAATTTCCAGTGGTACGGCAAAGGCCCTATGCACAGCTACCGAGACCGCTTAGAAGGCCAGAAGCTCGGGATATATGAAGGAAGCGTTTCAGGGCAGTTTGTACCCTATCCCCGTCCGCAGGAATTCGGGAATAAGTCTCTTGTGAGATGGTTTACACTGAAAAACGATGCAGGCGATGGGTTCAAGGTTTCAGGAATGCAGGGGCTTAACGTAACAGTTTCGCATTTCTCGGACGATAATTTAACCTCTGCAAGCCATCTCTATGACCTCAAGAAGCAGGGGCAGTGTTTTGTAAATGTCGATTATGCAAATGCCCCTGTGGGCAATCAGAGCTGCGGGAGCGTGCTGCCGCTTGAGAAATATCGACTCAAGCCGCAGAAAGCCAGCTACGGATTCGTAATTCAGCCGTGCCAATAA